One segment of Salvia splendens isolate huo1 chromosome 20, SspV2, whole genome shotgun sequence DNA contains the following:
- the LOC121781169 gene encoding MOB kinase activator-like 1A isoform X1 yields the protein MSLFGLGRNQRTFRPKKNAPSGSKGAQLRQHIDATLGSGNLREAVRLPPGEDFNEWLAVNTVDFFNQVNLLYGTLTEFCTPENCCTMSAGPKYEYRWADGVTIKKPIEVSAPKYVEYLMDWIETQLDDESLFPQRLGAPFPTNFTDVVKTIFKRLFRVYAHIYHSHFQKIVSLKEEAHLNTCFKHFILFTYEFSLIDKKELAPLQELIESIVPY from the exons ATGAGTCTCTTTGGCCTTGGCAG GAATCAAAGGACATTCCGGCCTAAGAAAAATGCCCCATCAGGAAGTAAG GGTGCACAGCTTAGACAGCATATTGATGCCACTTTAGGTAGTGGAAACTTGCGAGAAGCTGTAAGGCTACCTCCTGGTGAAGATTTTAATGAATGGCTAGCTGTTAACa CTGTAGATTTCTTCAACCAGGTGAATCTTCTCTATGGCACCCTCACAGAGTTCTGTACGCCAGAAAACTGCTGTACAATGTCTGCTGGTCCCAA GTACGAGTACAGATGGGCGGATGGTGTAACAATCAAAAAACCTATTGAAGTTTCGGCTCCTAAATATGTCGAATATTTGATGGACTGGATTGAGACGCAATTGGATGATGAATCCCTATTTCCTCAAAGGCTTG GTGCACCATTTCCTACTAATTTCACGGATGTTGTGAAGACTATATTCAAACGGCTGTTCCGCGTATATGCTCATATATATCATTCACATTTTCAGAAGATTGTCAGTCTTAAGGAGGAAGCCCATTTAAATACTTGCTTCAAGCATTTTATACTTTTTACATAC GAATTTTCGCTGATAGACAAGAAGGAACTCGCTCCGCTACAAGAGCTCATTGAATCAATTGTCCCATATTAA
- the LOC121781169 gene encoding MOB kinase activator-like 1A isoform X2, producing the protein MPHQEGAQLRQHIDATLGSGNLREAVRLPPGEDFNEWLAVNTVDFFNQVNLLYGTLTEFCTPENCCTMSAGPKYEYRWADGVTIKKPIEVSAPKYVEYLMDWIETQLDDESLFPQRLGAPFPTNFTDVVKTIFKRLFRVYAHIYHSHFQKIVSLKEEAHLNTCFKHFILFTYEFSLIDKKELAPLQELIESIVPY; encoded by the exons ATGCCCCATCAGGAA GGTGCACAGCTTAGACAGCATATTGATGCCACTTTAGGTAGTGGAAACTTGCGAGAAGCTGTAAGGCTACCTCCTGGTGAAGATTTTAATGAATGGCTAGCTGTTAACa CTGTAGATTTCTTCAACCAGGTGAATCTTCTCTATGGCACCCTCACAGAGTTCTGTACGCCAGAAAACTGCTGTACAATGTCTGCTGGTCCCAA GTACGAGTACAGATGGGCGGATGGTGTAACAATCAAAAAACCTATTGAAGTTTCGGCTCCTAAATATGTCGAATATTTGATGGACTGGATTGAGACGCAATTGGATGATGAATCCCTATTTCCTCAAAGGCTTG GTGCACCATTTCCTACTAATTTCACGGATGTTGTGAAGACTATATTCAAACGGCTGTTCCGCGTATATGCTCATATATATCATTCACATTTTCAGAAGATTGTCAGTCTTAAGGAGGAAGCCCATTTAAATACTTGCTTCAAGCATTTTATACTTTTTACATAC GAATTTTCGCTGATAGACAAGAAGGAACTCGCTCCGCTACAAGAGCTCATTGAATCAATTGTCCCATATTAA
- the LOC121781168 gene encoding transmembrane protein 45B-like, with translation MGSFPGHMVPGTLFLVVGMWHVWCSICRYVSDPETYRVRVWNPVRGFGGRVKYLELYVIAVGGFVDLCIEFLYATHLKIVVDGALNPSHINNFEHSAMLLMFFIFGVITLLCEQTRHLPFSEGALCLIAAAAFTAEYLLFNFHSTTHKGLEGYYHRVLVLLIGLCIASTIAGALMPTSFPADLCSGIAITLQGLWFYQTAFTLYGSMMPDGCVLNIDKITCRSLEHEARGELLANLQLFIQVFGVLASASGAYVYAHPRFSH, from the exons ATGGGATCGTTTCCGGGGCATATGGTTCCAGGAACGTTGTTTTTGGTTGTCGGGATGTGGCACGTCTGGTGCTCTATATGTCGATATGTGTCGGATCCTGAGACGTACCGGGTCAGGGTGTGGAACCCGGTTCGAGGATTTGGTGGCAGGGTTAAGTACCTTGAGCTCTATGTCATTGCAGTTGGAGGCTTTGTTGATCTCTGCATAGAGTTTCTTTATGCAACCCATCTCAAGATCGTTGTCGATGGCGCCTTGAACCCGTCTCACATCAACAACTTTGAGCACTCTGCAATGCTCCTCATGTTCTTCATCTTTGGAGTAATCACACTCCTCTGTGAACAGACAAG GCATCTGCCATTTTCTGAAGGTGCATTGTGCCTGATTGCTGCAGCAGCTTTCACAGCAGAGTACCTCTTGTTCAATTTCCACTCGACTACGCACAAGGGGCTCGAGGGGTACTACCACCGTGTTCTGGTGCTCCTGATAGGCCTATGTATAGCATCAACTATCGCGGGAGCACTAATGCCGACCAGCTTTCCAGCTGATTTATGCAGTGGTATTGCTATAACACTCCAAGGCCTTTGGTTCTATCAGACTGCCTTCACCCTTTATGGCTCAATGATGCCAGATGGCTGTGTGCTCAACATCGACAAAATCACATGTCGTTCCTTGGAACATGAAGCCCGTGGCGAGCTCCTGGCTAATCTCCAGCTGTTCATtcaagtttttggtgttcttgCTTCTGCTTCTGGTGCATATGTTTATGCACACCCCAGATTCAGCCACTGA
- the LOC121782131 gene encoding protein ENHANCED DISEASE RESISTANCE 2-like, with protein sequence MSNSKVVYEGWMVRYGRRKIGRSFIHMRYFVLESRLLAYYKKKPQDNVVPTKTLLIDGNCRVEDRGLKNNHGHMVYVLSVYNKKEKYNRITMAAFNIQEALIWKEKIESVIDQHQESQATNGNKYVSFEYKSGVDNGRNASSSEHDSQFSAAEEEDDSHRSLLRRTTIGNGPPESVYDWTKEFDSDLANQNSNNQAFSRKYWRLLQCQNGLRIFEELDEVDILPKSCSRAMKAVGVVEATCEEIFELIMGMDTTRCEWDCSFQYGSLVEEVDGHTALLYHRLQLDWFPTFVWPRDLCYVRYWRRNDDGSYVVLFRSREHENCGPQPGFVRAHIESGGYNISPLKPRNGRPRTQVQHLMQIDLKGWGVGYVSSFQQHCLLQMLNSVAGLREYYSQTDERPVAPRIPVMVNMTSVSSSSKRSKKLQSSSAHHRSPSLDQIHAANRNAVLMDEYSDEDEDLQADQEALSSAFEVEDKRTGHEEESTDQIDLSIFSGNLRRDDHDKARNCWTLSNGNNFRVRSKHFCYDKSKIPAGKHLMDLVAVDWFKDTKRMDHVARRLGCAAQVASDKGLFSIVFNLQVPGSTHYSMVFYFVSKELVPGSLLQRFVDGDDEFRNSRLKLIPSVPKGSWIVRQSVGSTPCILGKAVDCNYIRGQTYLEVDIDIGSSTVANGVLGLVIGVITTLVVDMAFLVQANSTDELPERLIGAVRVSHIELSSAIVPVLETDSSDSQKT encoded by the exons ATGTCAAACTCGAAGGTGGTTTATGAAGGATGGATGGTGAGATATGGGCGCCGGAAGATCGGAAGATCATTTATTCACATGCGATATTTTGTGCTTGAGTCTAGGTTGTTGGCATATTACAAGAAGAAGCCCCAAGACAATGTG GTGCCGACCAAGACGCTTCTTATAGATGGAAACTGTAGGGTGGAGGACCGAGGACTGAAGAACAATCATGGTCAT ATGGTGTACGTTCTGTCTGTATACAACAAGAAAGAGAAATATAATCGAATCACA ATGGCAGCTTTCAACATTCAGGAGGCACTCATTTGGAAAGAGAAAATTGAATCTGTTATCGATCAG CATCAAGAATCTCAAGCTACTAATGGTAACAAATACGTTTCTTTTGAATATAAATCTGGTGTGGATAATGGGAGGAATGCTTCATCATCAGAACATGATAGCCA GTTTAGTGCtgcagaagaagaagatgattcTCATCGAAGTTTGTTACGTAGAACAACAATAGGAAATG GCCCACCTGAGTCCGTTTATGACTGGACAAAGGAATTTGATTCTGATTTGGCtaatcaaaattcaaacaacCAGGCATTTTCTAGAAAGTATTGGCGCCTTCTACAGTGCCAAAATG GTCTTCGGATATTTGAGGAGCTTGATGAAGTAGATATTCTT CCAAAGAGCTGCAGTAGAGCAATGAAAGCTGTTGGGGTGGTGGAAGCAACCTGTGAAGAAATATTTGAACTAATCATGGGCATGGATACAACACGATGCGA GTGGGATTGCAGTTTCCAGTATGGTAGCTTAGTGGAAGAAGTAGATGGACATACAGCTTTACTTTACCACAGACTTCAGTTAGATTGGTTTCCGAC GTTTGTATGGCCTCGTGACCTCTGCTATGTGCGCTATTGGCGTCGGAATGATGATGGGAGTTATG TTGTGCTATTCCGTTCTAGGGAGCATGAGAATTGTGGCCCTCAACCTGGATTTGTGCGAGCTCATATTGAAA GTGGAGGATACAATATTTCACCTCTGAAACCTCGTAATGGGAGGCCCAGAACACAGGTCCAACATCTTATGCAAATTGATCTAAAAGGCTGGGGAGTGGGTTATGTATCATCATTTCAGCAGCATTGTCTCCTTCAAATGTTAAATAGTGTTGCTG GATTGCGAGAATATTACTCTCAAACTGATGAAAGACCAGTGGCTCCTCGGATTCCTGTTATGGTTAATATGACATCAGTATCCAGCTCTTCAAAGAGGAGTAAGAAGCTCCAGTCATCTTCTGCGCACCATCGCAGTCCTTCACTTGATCAAATACATGCAGCAAATAGAAATGCTGTTTTAATGGATGAATACtctgatgaagatgaagatctCCAGGCAGATCAAGAG GCTTTGTCGTCTGCCTTTGAGGTTGAAGACAAGAGAACTG GCCATGAGGAAGAATCTACAGACCAAATAGATTTGTCCATATTCTCTGGTAACCTTCGACGTGATGATCACGATAAGGCTCGCAACTGTTGGACATTGTCTAATGGAAACAACTTCAGAGTTCGGAGCAAGCACTTCTGTTATGACAAATCAAAA ATTCCTGCAGGCAAACATCTTATGGATCTAGTTGCTGTAGATTGGTTTAAAGATACAAAAAGAATGGACCATGTAGCTCGACGCCTGGGTTGTGCAGCTCAG GTTGCTTCAGATAAAGGACTTTTCTCTATCGTGTTTAATCTTCAA GTACCTGGATCGACACACTACAGCAtggtattttattttgtgtccAAGGAACTAGTACCAGGATCTCTTTTGCAGAGGTTTGTCGATGGAGATGATGAGTTCCGTAATAGCAGGCTGAAGCTTATTCCATCAGTACCTAAG GGTTCTTGGATTGTACGCCAGAGTGTTGGCAGCACCCCTTGTATATTGGGGAAAGCAGTTGATTGCAACTATATACGTGGTCAAACGTATTTGGAA GTTGATATTGATATCGGTTCCTCCACTGTGGCAAATGGAGTCCTGGGCCTTGTGATTGGTGTTATTACGACACTTGTGGTCGACATGGCTTTTCTTGTACAG GCAAACAGTACAGATGAGTTGCCGGAGCGGTTGATCGGTGCTGTGAGAGTGTCTCATATAGAATTATCATCAGCTATTGTGCCGGTGCTGGAGACGGATTCTTCAGATTCACAGAAAACGTAA
- the LOC121780799 gene encoding bifunctional pinoresinol-lariciresinol reductase-like: MAKSKVLIVGGTGYLGKRLVKASLGEGHETFVLSRREIGVDIDKVEMLISFKMLGAHLVPASFSDHASLVEAVKLVDVVICAVSGVHIRSHSIMLQLNLVRAIKEAGNVKRFLPSEFGTDPARMEKATEPGNVVFQDKMVVRKAIEEAGIPYTYVSANCFAGYFVGGLCQFGKILPSRDSVIIHGDGYKKAIYVVEDDIASYTIKTIDDPRTLNKTLYIRPPKNILSHREVVNIWEKLIGTELDKITISKEDFLASMKDLDYGQQVGLGHYHDVLYEGCLTNFEIGSEGEEASQLYPGVNYTAVEDFLKRYV; encoded by the exons ATGGCAAAAAGCAAAGTGCTGATAGTAGGGGGGACTGGTTATCTCGGAAAGAGACTGGTGAAAGCAAGTTTAGGTGAAGGCCATGAAACCTTCGTTCTGAGCAGGCGCGAGATTGGTGTGGACATAGACAAAGTAGAGATGTTAATATCTTTCAAAATGCTAGGAGCACACCTCGTCCCCGCCTCCTTCAGCGACCACGCCAGCCTTGTAGAAGCCGTTAAGCTCGTCGACGTCGTCATCTGCGCCGTTTCCGGGGTTCACATTCGGAGCCACAGCATCATGCTGCAGCTCAACCTTGTTCGAGCAATCAAGGAGGCGGGAAATGTCAAG AGGTTTTTGCCATCGGAATTCGGAACAGATCCGGCGAGGATGGAGAAGGCGACGGAGCCGGGAAATGTGGTGTTTCAAGACAAAATGGTGGTGAGGAAAGCCATTGAAGAAGCCGGGATTCCGTACACGTATGTTTCAGCTAACTGTTTCGCGGGCTATTTTGTTGGAGGTCTTTGTCAGTTTGGTAAAATCCTTCCATCAAGAGACTCCGTGATCATACACGGAGATGGCTATAAAAAAG CAATATATGTAGTTGAAGATGACATAGCAAGCTACACCATAAAGACAATTGATGATCCAAGAACACTCAATAAGACGTTATACATTAGGCCTCCCAAAAACATTCTTTCGCATAGAGAAGTTGTGAACATTTGGGAGAAGCTAATTGGAACAGAATTAGACAAGATTACAATTTCCAAAGAAGATTTCCTAGCTTCCATGAAAG ATCTTGATTATGGACAGCAAGTTGGATTAGGGCATTACCACGACGTATTGTATGAAGGATGCCTCACTAATTTCGAAATAGGAAGTGAAGGAGAAGAAGCTTCTCAGCTCTATCCCGGTGTCAATTATACTGCAGTTGAAGATTTTCTTAAACGTTATGTCTAA